One window of Amaranthus tricolor cultivar Red isolate AtriRed21 chromosome 11, ASM2621246v1, whole genome shotgun sequence genomic DNA carries:
- the LOC130826727 gene encoding uncharacterized protein LOC130826727 — translation MAEVQIQEEEFINPDIEVFISFFENLNINCEYDIYNEYTSENYGNIDVSLSLEEPISHGQTLTQEETETETLRQQPVGSKRELPVQTRKLIVQQLTSLSTESDRRLPRGTIKTIAMQHNTSRWTIARLWESAKTSMQNGIVIDVNSRKRGRVGRKPKVFDMNLLNVVLIEKRTTIRAMASALGIGHSQVYRMMKSDEKWFYMSRATQRYYLFPWEEEKPYRCVHNKNFIGKVMFIAAVARPHINSTGEVLWDGKIGIFPFTETYYAVRRSENRPAGTATLRAITRVTRDILRDKLITEVLPAIRSKWPANGVKDIWIQQDNAKPHILINDHAFNEEAKKDGFNIRLVCQLASSPDMNILDLGLFSALQSIQFKSFSKDLNDLIKAVNDAYDTFEPKLLNYTWIQYQLCMIEVLKAKGGNNYKNPHIGKQRLDRLGLLPRQLEIPQELIDAARQFLSHGIINLNDLPQDD, via the exons atgGCTGAGGTTCAAATTCAAGAAGAGGAATTCATTAATCCTGATATTGAGgtatttatttctttctttgaaAATCTTAATATAAATTGTGAATATGACATTTATAATGAGTACACAAGTGAGAATTATGGAAACATCGATGTCAGTTTGAGTTTGGAGGAACCCATAAGCCATGGTCAAACATTAACACAGGAagaaacagaaacagaaacatTAAGACAGCAACCAGTAGGTAGTAAGAGGGAACTACCAGTTCAGACCAGAAAGTTAATTGTACAACAGTTAACTAGTTTGTCTACAGAATCAGATAGACGTTTGCCACGGGGTACAATTAAAACAATTGCAATGCAACATAACACATCAAGGTGGACAATAGCAAGGCTGTGGGAATCAGCCAAAACATCAATGCAAAATGGCATTGTAATTGATGTTAATAGTAGAAAAAGGGGAAGAGTTGGTAGGAAACCAAAAGTTTTTGACATGAATTTGCTGAATGTTGTTCTGATTGAAAAGAGGACCACAATTAGAGCAATGGCCTCTGCATTAGGCATTGGTCATTCACAAGTTTATAGAATGATGAAATCCG atgaaaaatggTTCTACATGAGTAGGGCAACACAAAGGTATTATTTATTTCCTTGGGAAGAGGAAAAACCATATAGATGTGTgcataataaaaatttcataggcaaagtgatgtttatagcaGCTGTTGCAAGACCTCACATTAATTCTACAGGTGAAGTGTTGTGGGATGGGAAAATAGGAATTTTTCCGTTTACAGAAACTTATTATGCAGTGAGGAGGTCAGAAAACAGACCAGCGGGTACAGCAACATTACGAGCAATAACAAGAGTTACACGCGACATTCTACGAGACAAACTAATCACTGAAGTGCTACCAGCAATAAGATCAAAATGGCCAGCAAATGGGGTGAAAGATATATGGATTCAACAAGATAACGCCAAGccacatattttaataaatgatcATGCATTCAATGAAGAAGCAAAGAAAGACGGATTTAACATAAGACTTGTTTGTCAACTAGCCTCTAGTCCAGATATGAACATCTTAGACTTGGGATTGTTTAGTGCTCTGcaatcaattcaattcaaatCATTTTCCAAAGACCTCAATGATCTGATAAAGGCGGTGAATGATGCGTATGACACTTTTGAACCAAAGCTTTTAAACTACACTTGGATACAATATCAACTATGCATGATAGAGGTACTAAAAGCTAAAGGCGGTAATAACTATAAGAATCCACACATTGGAAAACAGAGACTGGACAGGCTGGGTCTGCTGCCCAGGCAATTAGAAATTCCACAAGAACTAATTGATGCAGCACGCCAATTTTTATCTCATGGTATAATTAATCTCAATGATCTTCCGCaagatgattga
- the LOC130827854 gene encoding vacuolar-sorting receptor 1-like: MASKMKKKAESFVIRCLLFMLMMINSCVGRFVVEKNSLKVTTPSSLRGVYECAIGNFGVPQYGGAMAGIVAFPKSNQKGCKPFSGDEISFKPKPGGLPVILLIERGECYFTLKAWHAQKAGAAAVLVADDRMELLITMDTPEEGGAEDEYVRNITIPSALISKTFGDKLKKSILKGEVVKISLDWRETVPHPDDRVEYEFWTNSNDECGPKCDAQIDFVKNFKGAAQILEKAGYTQFTPRYITWYCPEAFVMSKQCTSQCINHGRYCAPDPEQDFSVGYDGKDVVLQNLRQACLFKVAKENGKPWIWWDYVSDFAIRCPMKEKKYTKECADQVIKSLGVDLKKVDECMGDPQADEENPVLKEEQEAQIGHGARGDVTILPTLVVNNRQYRGRLSKNAVLKAICSGFEETTEPALCLTPDVETNECLENNGGCWEDKASNTSACRDTFRGRVCECPTVQGVKFIGDGYTHCKASGLLRCQINNGGCWKDTRGGKSFSACVDEHNSGCTCPVGFKGDGIHCEDVDECKEKLACQCPECHCKNTWGSYDCSCSNSMLYMQEHDTCISNGGGGLGWGIAWMIILALGVFGTVGYAFYKYRIRRYMDSEIRAIMAQYMPLDNQFEITTHVLGDEN, translated from the exons atgGCAAGTAAGATGAAGAAAAAGGCAGAGTCTTTTGTGATTCGTTGTTTgttgtttatgttgatgatgattAATTCATGTGTTGGAAGGTTTGTGGTGGAGAAAAACAGCTTAAAAGTGACAACCCCAAGTAGTTTGAGAGGTGTTTATGAATGTGCAATTGGTAATTTTGGGGTTCCACAATATGGAGGTGCAATGGCAGGTATTGTTGCATTTCCCAAATCCAATCAAAAGGGTTGTAAGCCTTTTTCTGGTGATGAAATTTCCTTCAAACCAAAGCCTGGTGGATTGCCTGTAATTCTACTCATTGAACGTGgag AATGTTATTTTACCCTAAAGGCCTGGCATGCACAAAAAGCTGGTGCTGCAGCTGTCCTTGTTGCGGATGATAGGATGGAGCTTTTGATTACAATGGACACCCCTGAAGAAGGCGGTGCTGAGGATGAATATGTCCGGAACATCACCATTCCATCTGCACTTATTAGCAAGACTTTTGGTGATAAGCTGAAGAAATCCATATTGAAAGGTGAGGTTGTTAAGATCTCCCTTGACTGGAGGGAAACAGTCCCACATCCTGATGATCGAGTTGAATATGAGTTTTGGACTAATAGCAATGATGAATGCGGGCCAAAGTGTGATGCTCAGATTGATTTTGTGAAGAATTTCAAAGGAGCGGCTCAAATACTTGAGAAAGCCGGCTATACTCAGTTTACACCTCGATATATTACATGGTATTGCCCCGAAGCTTTTGTAATGAGCAAGCAATGCACTTCACAGTGCATCAACCATGGGCGGTATTGTGCTCCAGACCCTGAGCAAGATTTCAGTGTAGGTTATGATGGTAAGGATGTCGTTCTTCAGAACCTGCGCCAAGCTTGCTTGTTTAAGGTGGCTAAGGAAAATGGGAAACCGTGGATTTGGTGGGACTATGTTTCTGATTTTGCTATCCGTTGCCCAATGAAGGAAAAGAAGTACACAAAAGAGTGTGCAGATCAAGTCATCAAATCTCTTG GTGTTGATCTCAAAAAAGTAGATGAATGTATGGGTGACCCTCAGGCTGATGAGGAAAATCCTGTCCTTAAAGAAGAACAGGAGGCACAG ATCGGTCATGGTGCTCGAGGAGATGTGACTATATTGCCAACTCTTGTAGTTAACAACAGACAGTATAGAG GTAGATTGTCAAAGAATGCTGTTCTCAAGGCCATCTGTTCAGGTTTTGAAGAGACAACTGAACCTGCACTTTGTCTAACCCCAG ATGTGGAAACAAATGAATGTCTGGAGAACAATGGTGGATGCTGGGAGGACAAAGCTTCCAATACTTCGGCATGCAGG GATACTTTTCGAGGTAGAGTCTGTGAATGTCCTACGGTGCAAGGAGTCAAGTTTATTGGTGATGGTTACACTCACTGCAAAG CATCCGGTTTGCTTCGCTGTCAAATCAACAATGGAGGATGTTGGAAGGATACTCGTGGTGGCAAGTCATTCTCTGCCTGTGTG GATGAGCATAACAGTGGATGTACATGTCCAGTTGGGTTCAAAGGTGATGGAATTCATTGTGAAG ATGTTGACGAGTGCAAGGAAAAACTAGCCTGCCAATGTCCAGAATGTCACTGTAAAAATACTTGGGGAAGCTATGATTGCAGCTGCAGCAACAGTATGCTGTACATGCAAGAACATGATACATGCATAA GTAACGGTGGTGGAGGGCTTGGTTGGGGCATTGCTTGGATGATTATTCTAGCATTAGGAGTATTTGGAACGGTGGGATATGCATTTTACAAGTACAGGATCCGGAGGTACATGGACTCTGAAATACGTGCAATCATGGCTCAATACATGCCTCTCGACAATCAATTCGAGATTACCACTCATGTTCTTGGGGacgagaattga